A genomic region of Raphanus sativus cultivar WK10039 chromosome 6, ASM80110v3, whole genome shotgun sequence contains the following coding sequences:
- the LOC130496249 gene encoding uncharacterized protein LOC130496249, which translates to MVRKHLLTAHYMEMFGEPGSQLDPPGSSSGAGGSGSSDQESVPETQHFFPPMPPPMDHPMPPPMAQPMAPPMAPPVPPPMAPPEIPAAVHSDLMVPPTVPFSQYTVEDILGMPGRAGLPIIYPDRPDGTMWFGVDNCLATDVTETIKGYFSMAHPNWKLTPIYIRKTWFKIYAQKYHWSIGVSERVRKAFYEKAQVCLSDTVCNWKGAWIVKGYTRGKPAELTTDVWDGLIRYWKDPNSIRIANICAATRNTVDEHGNGPMQHSTGQKPMPVSVCKWPKSWDVSRLFRNFTSGPTRTRRASF; encoded by the exons atg gttcgcaaGCACTtgcttactgctcactacaTGGAGatgttcggtgagcctggtagtcagttagacccgccaggttcttcttcaggtgccggcggttcaggttcttcggatcaggagtctgttcccgagactcagcatttcttcccTCCGATGCCTCCTCCGATGGATCATCCgatgcctcctccgatggctcagccgatggctcctccgatggctcctccggtgcctcctccgatggctcctcctgagatccccgccgctgttcattccgatctcatggtgccacctactgttcccttctcgcagtacactgtcgaggatattctcggtatgccaggcagagctggtttaccaatcatatACCCCGACAGACCCGACGGGACTATGTG gtttggggttgacaattgccttgcgacagatgtaaccgagacgattaaaggttacttctccatggcgcatccaaactggaaattgacgccgatctacatccgaaagacgtggttcaagatttacgct caaaagtatcattggtccatcggggtcagtgagagagtgaggaaggcgttttacgaGAAGGCGCAAGTTTGCTTGTcggacacggtttgcaactggaagggtgcctggatcgtcaaggggtacacccgtggcaaacccgctgagcttaccacggatgtttgggacggcctcatccgttactggaaggatcccaactccattaggatcgcaaacatttgtgctgccacccgtaacacggtagacgagcacggtaacggcccgatgcaacactctacgggccaaaaacccatgccggtgtccgtttgcaaatg gccaaagagttgggacgtctcccgactcttccggaactttacgagcggacccacaagaacaaggcgggccagtttttag